The DNA region CGCTGCCGAGTCTCGTagagtccgatgtcagctccctctTAATTCATGCTGCCGTGTCTCGTAGAGTCCGATGTCAAGTTCCCTTTACCATAAAAACATAATTGAAATAATGGGTTGTTTTCTGACTGCTCATTCCTATTCAGAACACATCTCGTTttaaccttaggctacgttcacatttgcgttgtgcgccgcagcgtcggcgccgcagcgcacaacgcaaacaaaaacgcggcaaaacgcacgctaaaacgctgcgttttgcgccgcatgcgtcctttttggccgaaagttggacgcaaaaaaaatgcaacttgaagcgtttcttgcgtccaacgcttgcggccatgcggcgcaaaacgcagcacaacgcatgtccatgcgcccccatgttaaatatagggacgcatgcgccgacgctgcggcgctgaccgcaaatgtgaacgtagccttagacgggTATTGGCTTCTCACAACGTGGTGGCCCCTCATTAGATATCTGACCTTGACTGCCACCAGTCCTGAGGCTGGAGGGACGGCAGCGCCAGTGTAATAATCTGGAGTGTTAATGTACTGATTGCAGCAGTGTGACACGTGTCCATTCACTATTACTAGACGAGCTCAGTAATGAGGACTCCGCACACGTCATGTTCGAAGCCAAGGTGGAGATCAGGATATGTAGGTGTGCCCATGGGCCAGGAGTTAGTCCGGACCTTGGCACATACATACAGTAGCCAGCCATTTTAGATCGGCACAACAAATATTCTAACCCAGTTTGCAAAATGCGGCCGCTCCAGTATAAAGATAATGACCCGCCGAGCTGCATTATCGGCGTACTGGGACAAAGCCATAGTGAGCCCACAGGTCACAATGACGCCTGCTAGATCTGTAGCTTGCACAAAGCCTGAAACGGCTTGTAAGGACTATGGATGTCAATCGACTGATGGGGGTGTTGTGGACAGGCGTAGGACCCCTGATGGCCTGTCATAAGCAAACCACAGTATCAATATAATCAGCAGCGCAACCAAAAGATATCTTGGTCATGCAGAGAAGGTTCagtaggccttttttttttttattctagatCTCAACTGGGGTGGAAACAAACATTGCCTTGTGAATTAAGGACACAAGGTGGTGGAGCTATATTcgggacaggtcatcaatatcaaggCCTCAGCTAGCCGGTAACATAAGACCGgttttgtatggagcatgtatgtatgtataggcCTTCCATAGAAGTACGTGCTGTTCCTCTCTATGTTCACCAATCTCACCTGGAGATTCCCAGGAAGAAATTGAACAGAAAAATGTTCCCTCTGCCTCTGTATGTACATAGGTATAGTACAGGAGAGTCTTCATATTACAGCGCCTCGATGTCCGTGTAAAGATGAGGAgccctgtgctctgctttatgggctCTGCGTCCTATATCACATCTGTGACTGAGGGCAAAGAGAAAACCTCTCCCAAACACAAAATAAAACGGGCCGTAATCACCGTGTGCATAAATTCTTATATAGCAGAACTAATCTGACGGAGCGTGAATGGTGGCTTATAAGTCTCAACATTTCTTTTCTTACAGAATTTTATTAAAAATGGGGAAAGGTGATCCCAAGAAGCCCAGAGGCAAAATGTCCTCCTATGCTTACTTTGTGCAGACGTGCAGAGAAGAGCACAAGAAAAAGCATCCTGATGCATCTGTGAACTTTGCAGAATTCTCCAAGAAGTGCTCCGAACGGTGGAAGGTAAAATATTCATCATTCATGTTGGGAATCAGGCGAACATTTATCCTCAAGCTCCACTCTAAGCACAAGTGTATGCTCCGGGAATGAAAATAAACGTGCGATCTGCATCCTAATACATAGAGCGAGTACACCGCCTGTGATGCCTAATACATAGGGCGAGTACACCGCCTGCAATACATAATGCTAGTACACCACCCACGATGCCTAATACATAGTGCGAGTACATCGCCTGCGATGCCTAGTACATAGTGCGAGTACACCGCCTGCGATGCCTAATACATAGAGCGAGTACACCGCCTGCAATACATAATACATAGTGCGAGTACACCGCCTGCAATGCTTAATACATAGAGCGAGTACACTGCGATGCCTACTACATAGGGCGTGTACACCGCCTGCGATGCCTAATACATAGGGCGAGTACACTGCCTGCAATACCTAATACATAGAGCGAGTACACTGCCTGCAATACATAATACATAGTGCGAGTACACCGCCTGCAATACGTAATACATAGAGCGAGTACACCGCCTGCAATACGTAATACATAGAGCGAGTACACCGCCTGCGATGCCTAATACATAGGGCGAGTACACCGCCTGCGATGCCTAATACATAGAGCAAGTACACCGCCCGTGATGCCACGTGTCCTgtgtgaacgtggcagaaagttgtCGCTCTTTGTACATTGAATTTTCTTTCCCCTAGACTATGTCTGCTAAAGAGAAGGGAAAGTTTGAAGACATGGCGAAAGCAGACAAGGTTCGTTATGAAAGTGAAATGAAATCTTACATGCCACCCAAAGGAGAATCAAAAAAGAAGTTTAAGGACCCAAATGCACCAAAGAGACCACCGTGAGTTAACCCCTTATGACACAGACAATGTTTCAAATAACCATAATTTATTTTACCATCAACATAGACATGAGGgtttttaggggttttttttttgtagtttttaatgacatcattcattttgccATACAGAGTAAGCGGAaatggcaaaaaagaaaaaaaaatccagttccAATTACTGTTTTTTGAAATGTTTTTATGGCATTAATTATGCAGTAAAAATGATATGCCCACATGACTCTCCAGGTCAGGACAATTACAGGAGTATCCCACCGCCACCCCCAAATGATTTGTTTGTGCCCCTACTTTCTAAgacccacaacttttttttttaatatttattgcaTTTCTTTGTGGAAGATGTAGTGACAAAAAAcgggatttattttttatttaacgtacaGATTAAACCTTATAATATTTTGATAAATCTGACTTCTATGGCAGCTGCAATAAGAAGGAGTTAATGGTTTTGGGGTTAAAACATCCCCCATAGTGAATGCATTATTATGGTTGtttcttatattttatttttcCGCACAGCTCTGCTTTCTTCTTGTTCTGCTCTGACTTCCGTCCTAAAATCAAAGGCGAGCAGCCAGGTCTGACCATTGGAGACGTTGCGAAGAAGCTCGGAGAGATGTGGAATAACACTGCATCAGAGGACAAGGTGCCTTACGAGAAGAAAGCATCCAAACTGAAGGAGAAGTATAAGAAGGTAACCTGTAATTTAAATAGATGTCATATGACTTCATTGCTTGTATTGATCTCCCCAAACTTTAACATTTaggcggggggtggggggggggggcatggtaCTTAGGACACCACCATTAACTCCTTGGTGGAAAATATCAAGATGCTTTGCAACAGTTGCACTTTATTTTCTGACTGTCTTGTGATCATTGCTTATTTGTCTTAACAGAGGTTTCTAACTAAAAGTTTAGCCAAAAAAGAGGAGAGGCTGCGATCACAGCTGAAATATTGTAGTCTGTGGTGGGGTACTGGTCACCATCAGAACTACGGAACCCCCAAATTAAAAAAGGTGTAACCTAATTTAAGTTAATGGGACCTGTCAAAATTTGTTACGATGTATCTGTCACGACTAAGTTCAGGAAAAAAAGCCGAAGAATACGCAATTGTCTGTGGTGCTATAAAACGGCAGGTCTCGTCTCCTCCTGCCTCCACGTGCCGTTGGTACCAGAGGAAGTGACTAAAGCCGACCCTCTACACCTGGTGTACGATGGTCGTATACGAAATTGTTGTATGGATCTATGCTATATACTTCACAGCAGCCTGTATAGCATTGCTCGCCATGGCTTCATGCAGAAGGTGGCAGTGTGTAACCAAGAAACCAAGAGCATACAGTagtattatacacatgtttatacgtACCAGAAGAGGGAGACGCCTATAACCCGattctataactttttttttttttattgaaacattTTGCTTTTTGAAGCTTCTGTGTTAAGCAGGCGTCTCCACTTGTGTGCCGGCCTATACGAACCTGTTTGTCATTCCCCCTTTATAAACGGCTTACATTCATCCTTTCCCAAAAGACTGATCACAATTTTCTTGCGTGTGAAATGTTATCACACTGGTGAGTCTAGAGGTGTGTAGTCTGCAGAGACTCAACATTGTAGGAAGGAAGGAAAGTTTTCTGTAAACTTACCTTACCGGTTTTTATTTAGGCGAACGTGTTTATTCCCATCAGCGCTTGGTTCGTGCGTCAGGTTTCACCATCAGCGATTTTCATGTATAGATAAATAAATCATTAAACTTGTATCTTTATAGACTGCACACTGATGCAATCCATAATTTTCATGGACCCGTAGAGTTTGGGGGCTCTTTTCATCCGTGATGCTAGTaagaaatgaacatgcaaggatacaccattcacacacaaaaaataaaaaacacgtgaGCTGTAGATTATAATGTGTACGCGTTTTTATCTGTAAAAAAAACACGGCtagaatacacatgaaaaaaagtgTCTGAGGCCTAAAGTTGTTGGTTTCTTTACTTTTTCTTGTCTAAATATAATGGCATTTACACTTGCATTTTGGGTATTTGAGAtgtgaaaattttacttttttttttttttttttcctttgtaggatATGGCACAATATCGTTCCAAAGGCAAACTAGATACAGGAAAAAAGGCCCCTGCTAAGCCCGAAAAGAGCAAGAGAGCTGAGGATGAGGATGACGACGATGAagacgaagaagaggaggaggaagatgaagaagaggaggaggaggaagatgatgatgaatgAGCATCTCCATGAgcctttttttttccctattttttttttttgtctatataGCATTTAACCCCCTGTACACAGCTCACTCATTTTTAAAGACGAAAACAAATCAAATATATGAATGTGTACGATTTGTTTTTAAACCTGTACAGTGtctttatttctttttattatttttcttgtatAGGTAGCACACTACCAGCTGTGTCTTTAGACTCCCTttcaggtttttcttttttttttttttttttaaaatatttttattatcCCTCTCGTGGTTTTCAATGGCCACTTGACCTTGCCTGGTACAGGATGGGGGTTGTAAATTGGCATGGAAATTTAAGCAGGTTCATGTTGTGCACAGCACAGACTAGTTATATGGGGAtgtagatcatttcattttcagttGTCTTAGCATCATAATTGTTGTTCTGTTTAACTGAATACCACTCTGtaattgcgaaaaaaaaaaaaaagttgaaaatgttTTGTTGACATTCTGATTGCTTCtaattaaaaaaacaattttttttttattaccgctggcgtttttaattttatttacttTCAGCATTTTATATTTGATGGAAGAAAAAAACAATATGAATTGTTACTGAAAACCAGGAGGAttgttaacccctttttgacatgtGCCGTAATAGTATGCATATGTCGGATTctccctgtttggtgtgggctccagcgctgagcccgcacctttctgggcacatgacaacTGATTTATACAGCTGACGTGTGCCtgcaacagccatgggtggaatcgcgatccacccgcgactgttaactagttaaattccactgtcaacctctcacagcggcatttaactcgcgcttacaggAAGCACGTCACTAATCGCGCCCATCGGTGATCTCGTCACATGTTCGCTGGTAACCAATGGGTCGGCATGTCAAGCAGAaatctgcagcagacctctgtggttgtcattgctatgAGTGCAGCCCCTCGGTCGGTGCTCCTAGCAAGTGGGCATttatgctacacacaggcgatcgatcggctctgctacatacaggcaatgatcagaacaactgcagcttgtagtctcccatggagatgattgaagcatgcaaaaagtaaaaaaaatgtttaaaaaaaaaatctgaaaagttcaaatcaccccaccttttgctccattaaaaataaagcaattaaaaaaagtcaaatatacacaaATTTGATatctccgcgttcagaattgcccgatcaatattaaaaaaaaaaataacccgatcgctaaacggcgtaacgagaaaaaaaaattcaataccCTAGAATTACTTTGGtttccgctacattgcaataaaatgtgacaacgggcgatcaaaacattgtagctACATCAATTAAAAACATCATCTCGGCGAGCAAAAAATAAGCTTTTgctcagccccagatcccgaaaaatggagacactacacgtCTCGGAAAATAGCACCTTCCAAATTTTGGAATTGGGATCATTCTGATCTGTATTCAGAAGACCAGTACAGGTCAGACCACATTGCTGGTGTTATCTGTGTGCCCTCCAATGCTGCAGAAATTAAGCTGCCTGTACTGGCAACATCAGGAGCACAGGGACTGGTCAGATCCACGGATCCATCCAGCTTTTGAGCCGACTTTGCAAGCAAGGCTGTGCAGTCAGCCAAACCACTGACTTTGACTCCTCAGTTTCCCCAACTTCCCAGCACGGGTCACTacggagcatgtgcataaagtgcagcacagattcatctccactaacagccgagatccttagatcaggacagaacagacatttataggacatttcataacttaccCAAATTCCTAAATATTTACAGCACATATagcactgaacccaatttattattcaTCCTCGGAGTCGCTCCGTTCTATTACGATGCCATCAAAATGGACACAGACTTCACAGCCCTGCGCAACGCTCTCACACACAACAGGAACTTGGGCAACGAGCAGTAAACTAAAAAAAAGTTGAGACAACAGTTTCAAAGGGAGTCTTCTAGACgctatatagctatatatatatatatatatatatatatatatatatatatatatatatatatatatatataatttctgctTTTGgtgaaaagtgttttttttttttttttttttttttttttttacagtctttTTTGCCATGATGGGCTATTTAAAACCTGAACACTTTTTGAACCTGATCTgctatggtgtgctgcctctgactttttggattTCTAGTTTAAGGTTTCGTACAAGCATGAGGGGCTTTGCaccctgactttttttttttttacagtgttttaaGATATTTACAAGTTTTGAAGTATGCTTAAACATTTGTATATCATTAAAAGAGTATAAATAAGTACTGTGCAGAAAAGTGGACAAGGAAAACAAAATAGTGGTGAGCGGTGGCTAGGATCCTGGCTGTTGTACTctgtctgacataaaaaaaaaacacgaaagttTCTTAATAACTATGATTATCGCTATCTCCGGCGTCGTGTTGAAAATTGAGTCGATTTTTGCCACAATTGGAGGCCtgtcaaaattacaaaaatgaagattTTTGACTTGATTCTGGTACAGGAGATGGGCACTTACAGGCCGGAATCACGCTTgccagtgcaatgcgagaaactcgtatgaatagccggcactcgggagcggagtgtgcggctgcatgtatttccatgcagctgaatgctctgttCCCGAGAGCcgacggcagtgctgggtattgatgtgagagactcacattgcactcgcaaattTGATCCCGGCCATATACTGAAAGTGTGCACAAATCCAACTCAATTGACCAATTGGTTCTGGAGATATCGTGGCCACTAAATTGAAAAGTGAGTTTGAGAAAAACGCATAAGAAAAGTTTTTCGTCCTGATAACACAGACATGTTTACTTACGATCAATCAGCTCTTCCAGGACCATAGAGTGAGTTGAGTGACCGTTCCTCATGCTCATAACATTCCTGCAGAGCTGCGCTCTTTTCTGTGGTGAGATCTGTCGTATTGAACAGTCAAACGCCACTCCTTTAAAGATAATTATTGCCAAAAACGTAGCTATGCTCACAATCTTTGCACCTAAATGAAGAAGTTTCAGAGCGAAATTCTAAATGAGTAAGTTGAGCTATTTGTCGTTATTTTGCGTTTCTTCTCTCTAATACAATACTCCAGAAAATCCTATTGGATCTCTAATCGGTGTGAGGCTAGTACGAGTATTGTTGTTCTTAAATGCTGCCCAAAAAAATGACCATCTGTTGGGCAAGTTAATCCAAAAGCTAAGAAAGCATACACAAGGCCGACAGAATGCTGCATAGTGCGCCGTGTGGTCCGAGTGTGCGTCTGAGATCGCTCCCTATAAGGCGCTTTAATGTTTTCTAACATTGCAAATTGGGGTAAATTGTCTTGTGGATATGTGATCTACACTAAATGGATAAAAACATTTCTTCCATATCTACTAGACTAGAAGATTCCTTAAAATGAAGTCCTCTTAAATTTAAAGGGGGTTATCTGGCACCATCCAGAGCCACTCGCTTCCACGTCGGAACTGAATGTTGCTGACATGGAGAGCCAACACCCCTGCTGAGGGTATATGCACCATCATGTGTGGGGTTGGAATGTCATCAGCAGCTCTCACTTCCAACTCCGCAATGCattgccactagtgatgagcgaatatacttgttactcgagatttcctgagcacgctcgggtgtcctcccgagtatttttttagtgctcggagatttagtttttgtaaatcattcagctgtggcaacatctgttagccagcataagtacatgtggggattccctagcaaccaggcaacccccacatgtacttatgctggctaatagctgtaaatcattcagctgcggcaagaaaaactaaaactccgagcactaaaaaatactcggaagacccccgagcatgctcgagaaatctcgagtaacaagtatattcgctcatcactaattgccacTCATTTCTGCAATTATCCCATTTTAATCAATATGGCAGCAAGATTTTTCAATAtagaatttttaaattttttttgcaaaactttTCTTTTATGTTTCTCACCTTTCTGTGTTTGATTTTCATCCAATTTTGGTCTGTGTTCATTTTTTACAGTCAGTGTGGCATTTCTCATGCAACCCCCCCCCCAAAGCTTTGTTAGAAATATAATAACTaacaaaataaagtagcactctagcgctatagcatgcaaacatgaaatatgacatttgaattgcattactgctctagaaaagggGAAGAATTGAGGATACTTAGCCATTTTATGCCCTAAGTCTTCaacatttttcatattttctagtgcagtaatgcaagtcaaatgtcatatttcatgtttgcatgctatagcgctagagTGCTACTTTCTTTTGTTAGTGTTAATTATATTTCTAACTgaaagttttacttttttttttgcatgagaaAAGGGGTCGCCCCTTTATTTTACTATATTTCCCGTACAGGTGTCTCTGGGGTCGCCCCTTTTATAATGTTGTATTTCCCATACAGGTATCTCTGGGGTCTCCCCTTTATTATGGAGTATTTCCCATACAGGTATCTCTGGGGTCGCCCTTTATTATGGTGTATTTCCTATACAGGTGTCTCTGGGGTCGCCCCTTTATTATGGTGTATTTCTCATACAGGTATCTCTGGGGTCGCCCCTTTATTATGATGTATCTTCCATACAGGTATCTCTGGGGTCGCCCCTTTATTATGGTGTATTTCTCATACAGGTATCTCTGGGGTCGCCCCTTTATTATGGTGTATTTCCCATACAGGTGTCTCTGGGGTTGCCCCTTTATTATGGTGTATTTCTCATACAGGTATCTCTGGGGTCTCCCCTTCTTATGGTGTATTTCCCATACTGGTATCTCTGGGGTCTCCCCTTCTTATGGTGTATTTCCCATACAGGTATCTCTGGGGTCGCCTCTTTATTATGGTGCATTTCTCATACGGGTATCTCTGGGGTCTCCCCTTCTTATGGTGTATTTCCCATACAGGTATCTCTGGGGTCACCCCTTTATAATGTTGTATTTCCCATACAGGTATCTCTGGGGTCTCCCCTTTATTATGGAGTATTTCCCATACAGGTATCTCTGGGGTCGCCCTTTATTATGGTGTATTTCCTATACAGGTGTCTCTGGGGTCGCCCCTTTATTATGGTGTATTTCTCATACAGGTATCTCTGGGGTCGCCCCTTTATTATGATGTATCTTCCATACAGGTATCTCTGGGGTCGCCCCTTTATTATGATGTATCTCCTATACAGGTATCTCTGGGGTCGCCCTTTTATTATGGTGTATTTCCTATACAGGTGTCTCTGGGGTCGCCCCTTTATTATGGTGTATTTCTCATACAGGTATCTCTGGGGTCTCCCCTTCTTATGGTGTATCTCCCATACAGGTATCTCTGGGGTCGCCCCTCTATTATGGTGTATCTCCCATACAGGTATCTCTGGGGTCGTTCATTTATTATGGTGTATCTCCCATACAGGTATCTCTGGGGTCGCCCCTTTATTATGGTGTATCTCCCATACAGATATCTCTGGGGTCGCCCCTTTATTATGGTGTATTTCCCATACAGGTATCTCTGGGGTCGCCCCTTTATTATGGTGTATTTCCCATACAGGTATCTCTGGGGTCGCCCCTTTATTATGGTGTATTTCCCATACAGGTATCTCTGGGGTCGCCCCTTTATTATGGTGTATCTCCCATACAGATATCTCTGGGGTTGCTCATTTATTATGGTGTATCTCCCATACAGGTATCTCTGGGGTCGCCCCTTTATTATGGTGTATCTCCCATACAGATATCTCTGGGGTCGCCCCTTTATTATGGTGTATTTCCCATACAGGTATCTCTGGGGTCGCCCCTTTATTATGGTGTATCTCCCATACAGGTATCTCTGGGGTCACCCCTTTATTATGGTGTATCTCCCATACAGGTATCTCTGGGGTCGCCCCTTTATTATGGTGTATTTCCCATACAGGTATCTCTGGGGTCGCCCCTTTATTATGGTGTATTTCCCATACAGGTATCTCTGGGGTCGCCCCTTTATTATGGTGTATCTCCCATACAGGTATCTCTGGGGACGCCCCTTTATTATGGTGTATCTCCTATACAGGTATCTCTGGGGTCGCCCCTTTATTATGGTGTATTTCCCATACAGGTATCTCTAGGGTCGCCCCTTTATTATGGTGTATCTCCTATACAGGTATCTGTGGGGTCGCCCTTTATTATGGTGTATTTCCCATACAAGTATCTCTGGGGTCGCCCCTTTATTATGGTGTATCTCCCATACAGGTATCTGTTCAGGCGTCTGAAAcgccgcccacctaccgcagaaactccgcccacttcttagagccaattaaattgaagagtgggcggggttttgctcagcgggagcggagttacgcctcccgaagtccgggattttacgcccagtgagagccattcaggaattttagtggctctcactggcatgccgactcccatcgttcacagcagggagccgactCTTTGTGTTGGCTCGTtcgtgaacgacacatcactaccaggtatcacaagtcacacattacacttcacactccagtccaccagggggagccttgctcctatctattagggcactcctcacattcgagtaaaactggtgggttggttggatagaaagtttgtcagaagctgactgggatcagcccaggcaacacctgtcaggcagacagggggagaaggaggaacatctgagctgcagacagagggtccctgtcaggggtgggatcctgacagaggcctagcacgagacagaaagacacggagctgcgactgcaccccatgcggcagcatcca from Ranitomeya variabilis isolate aRanVar5 chromosome 3, aRanVar5.hap1, whole genome shotgun sequence includes:
- the HMGB1 gene encoding high mobility group protein B1, with product MGKGDPKKPRGKMSSYAYFVQTCREEHKKKHPDASVNFAEFSKKCSERWKTMSAKEKGKFEDMAKADKVRYESEMKSYMPPKGESKKKFKDPNAPKRPPSAFFLFCSDFRPKIKGEQPGLTIGDVAKKLGEMWNNTASEDKVPYEKKASKLKEKYKKDMAQYRSKGKLDTGKKAPAKPEKSKRAEDEDDDDEDEEEEEEDEEEEEEEDDDE